The Haematobia irritans isolate KBUSLIRL chromosome 1, ASM5000362v1, whole genome shotgun sequence DNA segment ATTGAGCGAGACGTGCAGCACTTTCTTCTTCTCTAGTAATTTTGGGGGCACGAGGTGCTAGAAAGACGAGAAAATTGATATACAAAGCcagtaaaattgttttttttacaccTACCATTGGAGACCAACATAGCTTCATCCTTAATGTCCTCTTTAACAATGGCAGCTTTGGGTACTATGGATAGGTCAAATCCTGAATTACAATCACCATTTAAATGTTCAACCAAAGCCTTTTCCAACAATGCTAACGAGCAAGTTTCACGTTCAATGATATAGTGTTTATAAAGGTCGGACTTTTCAGTTTGCAAAAGATGTAAATAGTACGTAGCGCGATCTCGGACTTCATCGTCTGGATCCATTTGGCAACGTCCTAAGAGCACCATAATATTACCCAACAAAGTAGGACACGAAGCTCCAAACTGAGCAAGCGCTGTAACAGCTGCTGCTCTTACAATGGGACTTTCTAAAATAACTCGATTGTAGATGAACCGTATGTATTTCGATGGTTGATTGGCAAATGGTCCCTCTTTGCCCAATAGATGTAAGATTCGGACGGCAAGTGACACATGTTCACAATCTTCAATGAATTCGCACAAATGTGACAGTCCGGATTCTTTTGCTTCTGCATTTTCTTCGATAATGGTTATAATTGTGTCCACAATAGAAGTTTTATACTCCAAACCACCTTCTTCACGCAACATGCCACTAAGGAAATTCATAAGGACTGTATGCTTACGTGGATATTTTGTGCACAATGAACAAATAGCTTGTACCACGACCACTTTGAATTCATCAGAAATTTCAGCAACAAATGAGGAAATTTGCTTCATTAAGCGTTCTACTGAAGACTCGGCTCCAGTTTTTAACAATGTTGTAATAGCAAGTGTAGCTACTGAACGATTCGAGTCTGCAATAAGGCCTTCCAAATCCAAATTACAAGTCGTGACCGCTGCAGGATGAGTCATAGCCACTTTGTTTAAAGTTCGTACAGCAGCAAAACGCAAAGTTGCCTTTGGCGAACTGCAAAATAGTTGAAGAATTGAAAAAGCCGGCGATAGGACACGGGCATtggtgtttttcaaatttactaTGGCATGGGCTGCTTCGTAAATAACCATTTCACTCTTGTGGCGTAGGCAAGACTCAATGAAAGTGAACATGGGAGATTCAGACATCTCATCGGCAGATATGTCTTCTTCTTCAATGAGCTTACAAGCAATACGAATCTAAAATGAAGGAAATGTTTTGAAATTATCTCATTATCTTTGTTAGTGTATAACTCACCAGCATGCATACGGCGTATGGGCTTTTCATGGAATTGCGCGTTAGTTTGTTTACCAATTTGGTGACGGCCAATCGATCCGATTTACGGATATGGTACAATAATCCCAGAGCATGATATTGGACCATTATATTATCGCTATTTAGAGCCTCTTGTGCTTCGTTGGCCCAGCGTTTAACCACATCACCGGCAGTGCTTGCTAATCTCAAGGAGCTAACTAAAGCAGCACATGAAACGGCAGCATTTTTATCGACTATACACTGCTTCATATAACGTTCCACAGCTTGCAACATAGTGTTGTCGGTTATACTGCAAAGGGCGCGAATAGCGGCAGCCCGATATAAATCCTCTTTGCCTGTCATATCTTTTGTCAGAGAACTGGTCACAATGATGACATCTTCGGCGATTCCAGACAACTCCTTAATGCCCAAGTACACCATGCGCCGCAATACCACATCCTTAGACtggaacaattttgtcatagcAAAGAAGCAGTCGGTTGCCTCTCGCGTACCAAGTTGTTCCCCTTGATTGatcaaatacaatatttttgtcaaaatgtgaataCATTTTCGGGGATTCACAGGTGTATCATTGAAAGCCCTGGTCTCCTGTAATACTGATgtcttctccaaattttggtaaatattgGTAGGTCCTGGGGAAGAATGGTTTAATGATTTGTAGAAGCTCATTTTAACGTCTCGTTATATCTAAATCCAACTTATCACAGGAAATAAAATTACTTCTTTTCAGAATAATAAGCAAGACCAATACCACATCGAGGCAAAGCGGTATTGGTAAACCAAGATAAGCTATCGACGATCTCAATTTTTCTCTACCAATAACTTACCCTCCTCTTCGTCTTCTTTTTCTCTTCGGAACGATCCCATCTTTATCTTAGACACACTGAACTCTTATAAAATATCAGtaatctttatttttatcaaaatttacagGTTTTccaattcaatgaaaatttttacacgTCACAATCAAATTCAGTGATGGCAATATTGGTACCAATAAGAAATTGACGGATGGTTTTGTGCCAAAACCGGTACATTTTTCGCTACTATGAAGTGTTGACAAGGTGGCAGCGTTTTGTATGGGTTTTAAAGTCGGCCACTGTGTTCACGGTGCATGactcaaaatttggatttttgaaatGTAATAATGATTCTAGGTCCGTTTTCTTTTAAACCTGGTTGCTTTTGTATTTCATATCCAGAATATCGTtgtactggtgttctatccagaaccctgccaacattttttgaatttgacgccgCTTctaatactacgttcgcactagacacaaaatttcgctaccctgccaacattttttgaatttgggggcgcttcagagaatccccactacgtcgaatacagtcgtatacgatatccaaaactcctcggaaaagcgccgtcactattgagaagttgtaccacgccaagttactacataaaagtatcgcatgagtgcaattattaggagcccttctggatacattaagaaggacgccaataagagccccttcaaacaatcagacaaagtgcattttatgatagttgtaaaagaatcattgtggtcaagtaaaacacgattgtttagatgtttattaattttatgaaacatttataaattctcataaatataacatttatacggctatcacatcacatttaacacatttttatgcattaataagagattgatgttgagttacaagttgtaagttaaatgttgtagcgtctatcagccagtacttttattcccaatggaggcagcgtgtctggaaaaatatatgaaaaactatcactttattccatttggaaagtcaaaaattgttcaccaatttacttttcacaattttaagcgtaataactatgttttcagcactttattttcgttttcattgaaataaattataaatataataaatttaaatttggtgggtattatagtcttatttgtctcatatcggcgttcctcggatgaattatccacttcacaatcactcataggtgacgcaattaaatttgaacgcaattatcgtgattcaacctccttattcagccatggtaCGTTCCGTGGCTGAATatggaggttgaatcacgataactaaaacaacaaatttcaatatgttgtttacaattttaagaagtcaaaatcagctgataaaagtaTCGTATGGctttggtaaaagtggcaattatttattctttcaattgtcctgaaaaaaataattcaaatcagagaaaaataaaggttcaaatttaattgcgtcacctatgcgtgattgtgaagtggataattcatccgaggaacgccgatatgagacaaataagactataatactcaccaaagttaagaatgaaagtcagtcaaatggatcttcgccatctaCATATTAACAAAACCAGTTTATGATGcaatttaaaaactgatgtgcttggtattttgggtctggaatatgttatcaagatactcaagtcatctttgaacaattctccagctatgattgcgcgagtttgtttgagatgcatttgctatgcagtgtaatttggagagctgcaatcaccataaacatatgattttgacatcttgaaattttgtcgaaataaaaaaattgtaatcataagaaggttaaatcatgggcccagatttaaccttcttgttcagccatggaaCGTACGAAtcaatttaagaaatttgtcaacTTATAAAACGCGTTcttaatttagcatttttttagtgTTTGGCTACCCTATTTTCGATTGTGAGGAATCCATCATTCAAAAGGGTggcaatataaaaaataaatatatgtatcgtAAACGTCAAggcacaaaaacataaaaatgagatccagaagcaggaatcgatctcCAGAGGAGCGGCGAGTACGATCCCGGTCCAGAGAAAGACATAGGCGTTCCAGGTCAAAATCAGGTTCGAGAAGAAATAGAAGCCGTAGTAGGGATAAGAACCGTAGAAAATCCAGAAGCATTTCGCCAAGTATTAAAAGAAATCATAACGGAGATAGACACAACAGGAACATTGAAAAGAGTGATAAACAAAGACGACGTTCTCGCAGTAGGTCTAAGGACAGAGATCCTAAAGGTAGAGATAATAATGGGCATCATAAAGACATTGGAGAAAAATCATCAGAGCGTTGGCCCAATGACAAATATCGCGAAATCAATCTCCAAGAAAGGTCTAACAATCCTTTTAGAGGGCAACCTTCAGTAAATGTGCCGATAGAAGAAAAGTCTCGTGGGTTTGGATATAAATCGAACTTCCGAAATGAAGGATACGCCAAAAAGGATTCAAAATATTTGCAACAACGACGAGAAGAACGTGAGAAGATTGGCATACAAGGTGCTGAAGATGTGTGGGGTAAGAGTCCAATTCATCCAGAGAAATACTCAGATGACGAAGACGACGATGTGCAACTCTTAGAGCATACATACCAAGGACCAAAAAAGAAATCatccaaaaaaagtaaaaagaaaTCGTCTAAAAAGTCTAAGAAATCTAAAAAGagcaaaaagaaaaagaaaagcaAGGGAAAGAAAAAGGAGGACATCTCTACATCAGAATCCTCAGATTCATCATTATCTAGTGAAAGTTCTAGTGATTCATCGGACACAGAATCATCTACTAGTGATAGTGAAGAAGTTTGGATTGAAAAAACTAGcgactcaattaaaaaagtgaaaaaatcgaaaaagaagaagaagaaggttAAGAAGTCAAAGAAATATAGAATGCCTGACGAGGAATCGGAAAAGAAACATGTAGCAAAACCGAGTTCTAAGTCTTTAACTAATACAGTGGTAAATGAAGAAGACGACTTTGGACCCACCCTGCGGCATACAGGTGGTTTGAATCAAAAAGATTTTGGCCGTGCTCTATTGCCTGGTGAGGGAGCTGCAATGGCAGCTTATATAGCAGAAGGAAAACGTATTCctcgtcgtggtgaaattggcCTGACTTCGGAAGAAATTGCGACGTTTGAATCAGTTGGCTATGTGATGAGTGGAAGTCGGCATCGACGAATGGAAGCTGTACGTATTCGTAAGGAAAATCAAATATATTCGGCAGATGAGAAACGTGCTTTGGCTATGTTTAGTAAAGAAGAAAGACAGAAGCGTGAAAATAAgatcttgtcacaatttaagGATATGGTGAACTCAAAAATTCACGCTAaagaaaagaaataatatgtatgtatgattatggCAAGAATAAACgaaacactttttttaattttgcatatttgtttAATGCATATTTGTTCCTAACAAAGGGAATGAAGCTGTAGGTTTATGTATGGTGATTGCTTATTGTTACAGACAATGGTAATACACCAAAGGAAGGCGAACTGACTTCAATCGGAGGAACGTGTGAAGTCACTCCTAAATTAAGAAATTCGTTATGAAATTCTGTTTTCCACACCCAAAGATATTTGTTGTTAGATGTTAGCTGGTCGGTTTTAGGACACTTTATACGGCATTACACTTCTAAAATCCATtttaactagatttccaatGTAAATTGccttaaaaaagttttcaaactTAGAATAGTACTTCATATATTCATATTCATCTTTATTTAATCAAACCGAGCCCATGCGGACTATATGTTGATAGATAATACAAATGATTACAGGTATTTGCTTGAAATGATAAAACTAACtaatacatattttaaaaacactaacggccattttcatgtagctccgttatgaaaataaaaacaaagaaaggCTAAATGTGATGTTTAAAACTAATATCCTAAAACTAAAAACCTAAACTAAATTCACATATTGCATACGTTTTATATGGAAAGGCTCAACTAGTAACATTGCTTACCTTGAAGTCCTTCTAAATTTCAATTGTAGACAAATGAACAATTgcctacaattaaaatttaaatcaatttataatattaattgaTGATAGGGAATGGTATAGTTTTTCATGTTCTTTTTTAGTTCTTACCTTTTTTAATCTTGCCGATTTATCGAATGGAAGTGCCAGCGAATGTTGGTGTTGGTATAGTGATAgcccgttattttaggctcactaagactattcgatccattgtgatacaacaggtATTGAACTTCTTCCTTATCAATGAATGTTGCACGTCAATAACTAGGGATTATTTATAAGAATAAGTATGAAAAACTAATTCTTTTTGCAGTATAGGCTTGGTTATTTAACATTAAAAAGCTAATTTAAATGAAAGCAGTAAGTATGAAAGGAATAACCCACAAAAGAAGGTAAGGTTGAAGCCACCGTATTCGTAATCAAATTATAGCTTTATCCGTGACTACCATCAACATCCCAAAAAATGCAGAAAATTGATGCAGATTaattagaaaacaagtatatagtgCCGGACTCCTATGTAgcttgcgtagaaagttctactaaagaatgtcatccacaaccaaattacttgggttgtggttacTGACACCATCGATATGgtctgcaataccatccgacctacatcaataaaaactactggtgccaagtttcaagtcgatagcttatatcgttcgaaagttagcttgatttcaacggacggacggacgctagATCGAATCACAATTTCCACGACCCAAACAGAATCACAAAATGTTAACTCCCTATTGCTGTTTCAGTTGATGGtgcatttattttgtattttatatataattaaattagtttTAGTGGCAATGCGTTATCATTGGTCTGACTGGTTTATTGTATTgtcttaataataaataataataacaagaatattgaaaagtgtatttatacaaataaatgcaaaataataagtatatacattaaaaaccatattaaaaaaaatttaattaatatccattgctggtgagatttgaatctGCGTTCTTTACATTTATTTCATAATGATAAAGAGCATCTTCAGAAGCTGCTCTCTGCAAGCATTCTAATGTTCGACTTAATCCCTATCGGTACCATAGACTTTTAAGTGACACCATAAAAATCGACTCTTCTTGACGTCCGTACATCAATAtcactataaaaacaaaaagagtTTTTGTTGATTCTGTATAAAATGTACCTAACATTCTAAGatgaaaattaaacatttgaaAGTTCTTTGTAGGGTAATTTGTTTCGATATAAATGCATAATATAGTCTAACAACCTTTTCTCAACAATGGAGAcgtcatttttaaaaattatatatgttctACGAGTGTCTTCAACGAGATGGTGAGGCCCATACGTTCGCTAACTACAAAAACCTAGGAAGGATTACAATGTTATACCTTGGTGTCGTAATacgttcatatcacaaacatttgaattggcaTGCATCATGTTCAATGACATTTAAGGCTGAATATGGTAGGGCGTTTTGTTATGGTGCCGATATATCCAGGTTCACCTCCCAATAGGAgaggaagtttttcaaatttcaaaaattatcacATGGTAAAAGTAGGCAAGcgttttttaattgtatatggGACTAAGGAAATTGatccaaaaaatgtttgaaaataaacatttaaattggggaattttctatttcttcattcaaaccaAATTGGCATTTAAATTTCTGACTCAAAAACAGTGCTCTTAATACGATGGTTTGGCAACAGTGATTCTAAACGTTAAGACTATGGTGTCAATGCCAATTGGATGACATAAATCCCAACCATGATTACAACACTGCAACCAAAGTTGTTTTGTTTGTCAAGCTCAACTAATCAGCGAACCCTAGGCAAGAACAGGTATGAAAAAtcaatttgtattttaaaattattgtaaaatatcGCGGAAAAGGTCCTCGGTaaagaatatattttgttttcatttagatAATCGTAAATTACACGATAAATTAATCAATCAAATATAAACAACTACGATTAACGTAAACAACGTCTGACAGCTAAAAAAGATATCAGCTGGTCGGTTAGAATTACATAGGGCCAATAGTGACATATTCGC contains these protein-coding regions:
- the gammaCOP gene encoding coat protein (coatomer) gamma yields the protein MGSFRREKEDEEEGPTNIYQNLEKTSVLQETRAFNDTPVNPRKCIHILTKILYLINQGEQLGTREATDCFFAMTKLFQSKDVVLRRMVYLGIKELSGIAEDVIIVTSSLTKDMTGKEDLYRAAAIRALCSITDNTMLQAVERYMKQCIVDKNAAVSCAALVSSLRLASTAGDVVKRWANEAQEALNSDNIMVQYHALGLLYHIRKSDRLAVTKLVNKLTRNSMKSPYAVCMLIRIACKLIEEEDISADEMSESPMFTFIESCLRHKSEMVIYEAAHAIVNLKNTNARVLSPAFSILQLFCSSPKATLRFAAVRTLNKVAMTHPAAVTTCNLDLEGLIADSNRSVATLAITTLLKTGAESSVERLMKQISSFVAEISDEFKVVVVQAICSLCTKYPRKHTVLMNFLSGMLREEGGLEYKTSIVDTIITIIEENAEAKESGLSHLCEFIEDCEHVSLAVRILHLLGKEGPFANQPSKYIRFIYNRVILESPIVRAAAVTALAQFGASCPTLLGNIMVLLGRCQMDPDDEVRDRATYYLHLLQTEKSDLYKHYIIERETCSLALLEKALVEHLNGDCNSGFDLSIVPKAAIVKEDIKDEAMLVSNAPRAPKITREEESAARLAQLPGIHALGPIHRTAPAIQLTESETEYTVSCIKHIFPNHVVFQFDCLNTLSDQFLENVRVELTIPDGFITRAVIPCPKLPYNELQTTFVIVEFPQDVGSSTATFGATLRFVVKDCDPNTGEPDSEDGYDDEYMLEDMEITVADQIQKTKKSNFQAVWDAADTEEWVEAEDTYSLSAVNTLQEAVNTIIKFLGLGPANLSEKVPEGVATHTLLCSGTFRGGAEILVRAKLALSEGVTMQLTVRTTYPEVAELVTAAIG
- the LOC142221742 gene encoding NF-kappa-B-activating protein, coding for MRSRSRNRSPEERRVRSRSRERHRRSRSKSGSRRNRSRSRDKNRRKSRSISPSIKRNHNGDRHNRNIEKSDKQRRRSRSRSKDRDPKGRDNNGHHKDIGEKSSERWPNDKYREINLQERSNNPFRGQPSVNVPIEEKSRGFGYKSNFRNEGYAKKDSKYLQQRREEREKIGIQGAEDVWGKSPIHPEKYSDDEDDDVQLLEHTYQGPKKKSSKKSKKKSSKKSKKSKKSKKKKKSKGKKKEDISTSESSDSSLSSESSSDSSDTESSTSDSEEVWIEKTSDSIKKVKKSKKKKKKVKKSKKYRMPDEESEKKHVAKPSSKSLTNTVVNEEDDFGPTLRHTGGLNQKDFGRALLPGEGAAMAAYIAEGKRIPRRGEIGLTSEEIATFESVGYVMSGSRHRRMEAVRIRKENQIYSADEKRALAMFSKEERQKRENKILSQFKDMVNSKIHAKEKK